attttaaaattaatattttaatttatcaaatcgAAAATCTCTAATAGTATTTTATTAGTgctcttataattttttaaacctttttatcattaaaaatataactagtacAAGTTCATGCtcatcaaaaaataaattagtaattatattaaagatacgttataatttaatttttatagttcaataaaacttaatttatatttttaaaaatcaactatttaatctttataattataaaaatcaataaattagttttaaaaaatataattaagtcATCAttgctttattatttatttaaaaactaactaatgatatatttttaaattaccaTAACATAGGAAATTATAgagattattatttatataagcaCTAATTTGCTAtatgtatttaaattataaaaattaaatagttaaaatatataagattaaaaaactaaattataaatgaaatcGACCAATTCTAACTATATTTCTCACAATAGAgactattttttataattattttaaaattttaaaaaaattactatttaatttctataatataaaaaaatttattaattatttttttaattttaaaaaattactaaaatatcattgatattttaaaaaatttatcgttaaatattttattatttagtttctataattttaaaaaatttattaattaatcttttaaatttttaaaaaatttactaattaatttctccGTATCAAGaacatttcaaattttttaaaaatatttaataattaaaattaatgaaaaaaattatgaatagactttttaaaatgtcaaaaatattttaatacatttttcaaaaagataaaaaagtgattaataaatttttattataaaaactaaataataatttttttaaaatattaatatatatatatatatatataaaatattagtatAGATAATCGATTTAATAGCCGTTAATATGTTAGTGAAATGTTCCACATTGATCCAAAGAATAAATTCGGCTGAGGCTTCAAAAGAAAGCCTTTTTTTCTTTCCATCCCTTAAATTTGAAGAGTTGCCAAACAAGATTCTCATCCACTTTCTCAAAGCAAAAAACCTGCAGAAAAGTTACTACAAAATCCACTTaccttttataaattaaagatgaaGAATCAAGACACAGAAAGAAAATCAAAGAATACTTGTCTTGACAGAGCAGGCTTTTAAGATCCAAAACAGGCTTCGCATGCAAAGCATATCCAACTTTGCTTGCACTCTCTCCCTGATTACAGCCAATGATCAACTATAACAAACCTTCTTTCCTTTTTCCTGCAAATAAAAACAGAGCCACAAATGGGTCCAGGACAATTCTCCAGGAAGTTAACATTTCATCAGGATTTGTAAATGGAGTATTTGATCAGGCAAACTAACAGGTGAATGCAGCTGCCAGTTTTTCTTTGGTGCTATTTTATTTGTGTTCTTGTAATTTGGTGACTAACCAATTCTGTCAGGGCGAGATTTTCAGGACAACAAAGCATAGCAGGCCctggcagcagcagcagcagagaTAGAAGAATACCTCCCCAGAAAACACCATCCATCAAAGAAGGTAATTCTTATGATTCTTTATCTCTAATTCGAGCCCGTCTGGCATTGTGGTTGAGGGACATGTCGGCCAGGTGTAACAGCATCGTGCTCAGATCTCTTTGAACTATAGCTCTTGGACTCCTACGCTAGAAGAAATTGGAGTTGCATGTATGCTAACATCttaaatttttagcatgttgaTAAGCGCATGATCTTATAATTGATATCATACCTAAGATCATGTGTTCGAAATCCTAGCAGGTGTTGAGGAGAGATAAAAACGCTAATTCATACGTCGAAAATAGTTATTACTTTAGTGAAAGTGTTTTTCTCGATGACAGTTCCAACAGCAATGCCGAATGGACTTCACTAGCCCATTACTAACATAACCTTGGTGGATTTTGCAGACAAAAAGAGACCTCAGAACTGGTTCCGGAGACAAACTGCTTGGCAGATGAATCGAGATTTAGACTTAAATGAAATAGAGCGAGCAACTGCAATAGCAGCTGCTGCATATGCTATTTCATCATTGGAAGAATCCAGCATTCCAGAGCAGAAAAAGATCAGCAAGGGCACTGAAACTTCTTTGCCTGGAACTAAAAGCAGAAAAAAAGGTATAAAAACCTGGAATTGTATCTGAAGAGATTTCATTTGAAACTAATTATCATTAAATTGTCTATGTTATCAGGTGAAGATTCAATGAGAATTCCAGAAATCCAGGATGAAAAAACACCAGCAAAGGTTGTTCGTCCTACTCCATCAATGAAAAAGACTCCAACTTTTCCTGAAAAGCCTGCTCTGCCGATGAAAAAAATTCCAACTTTTGCTGAAGAACAGTTGAGCAGAACTGATGAAATACAGCCTCAAAGCCCAAAGCCAAAACCTGATATGCCTGCCAAAAAACCTGAAGCGGCAGTGTCAAAACCTGATCAGGCTGCCACTACTAAACCTGCAGCTTCCCCGGCGAAATTCGACAGGCAGACTTCAATAAGACCTGTAATCGGAGGAACAAAAGCAGATACCTGGGAAAGTGCTGAGCTGGCCAAGATAAAAAAGAAGTACTGCTTCATTTTGAGAGATTTTCTTTTTCCAATTATAAGCAATTTTGAGTCATAAATtctactaataaataaaatcttcagGTACGAGGAAATGGAAGCCAGAATACTTTCCTGGGAGAGCAAAAGAAAGGCAAAATCCAGACGTCGACTGGACAGAACAGAGGTTTGCTCCACAAGGCTCCGTTTGGAATTAAGAATTTTGcaataatttaattcgatttcttTTCTAACAATTTTGAATTCAAATCTGAACCTAAAAATTGATACCCATCTACTGGATCTGCAGAGTGAAGTGGAGAAGACGAGGTTAAAAGCCTTGGAAAAATTTCGCAGTGAGGTAGTTGACATCAATGAGATTGCTGAAGGAGCAAGATCAAAGGCAATGGAAAATAGAAGAAATGAAGAGTTGAAAGCAAAAGATAAGGCAAATAAAATTAGAGTAACAGGAAAAGTTCCTACTGCATGTTTCTGCTTCTGAATCTAACCATTGTATAGCTTCTTTATCTGGCATGAGGAAAAAAAACTCTGAACTTTATCAGTTATCATTTGTAAATAAGCATTTCTTGCATAACTGTGTAATGTTAAGTTGCATTCATCACAAGCAATGTACAGACTTTATTATTGCTTGGTAAAGCACATGCTTTTGAAATTGAGAGATTGGGAAgatgataaaatttcaataatacaTCTGTAATTTAATTGATGAAAGGAGACAAAACGTCTGTTTAACTCAGGCCCAACAATAGCGAAGTCTAACTCAGGTTAATCAGATCAATAAAATCAAACCCAAGAAATTCAAAAGCCAATCAAACCAGCAACCCAATCAATTCCAATCTAGGAACCCTAGAAGCAAACAGCCTGCAGCAACAATAGCCACCTGAGACCAATTCCTCATCATCACTATGTAGAAAATGGcaagaagaaaagataggaagGGGTAAAAACTCCACTTGTTTTTAGTCATTCTGTGCTCATACACTctataaagaataaaagaatGCAATTTGGAGAATTCTTAATTTATTGCAACAGAAATTTAGGGCTggaagaaaagaaatgaaaaatacGTGTTGTATTAAAACGTTGCCGTGGAGTCAGAAATATGAAGTGAAGCGTTTTGACAAACACATTGTTTTAATATATCCAACTAACTAGAAAGGTTTAAAAATAAGCATTATTcaattcaaatcgaaaaaattaatcgaatagaattaatttaaaaatttagtttgatttttttatttatttcggttggttttgatttttaacttttaaattttttgattatttcagtgtgattaaattttaatcagaaaaaattaaaaaaattaaattaaatcgattaattataataatatattatttttaataatataaaaaaattaaattatattaaaattaaaatattttaattaaattttaaaatattaaaaataaaatataaaaaaagttattaaaaatttaaatcaatcgaatcaaattaaatcaatttaatttaaattaatttttaatcaaaattaattcaatttaatttttataaatattaaaattttaattttgaataaattttttaatttattccgtTGAgttgattttaaatcaaacccaTCGAATCCCCCGCCCTCCAAGAGCCGCACCAACTCCGGGTAATTTGCATGCATCAGCAATCAAAGCCGAACACAAAACAGAGAAAACCAAAGCAGCAGAAAGCTTGTATTTGAGAAACACGAGTACCGAAAAGGTGAGAGGAGAGTTCAACTTGGGAAAACCAAACCACCGGCGTAAGGGGGTTCAATCCCGGAAATTCACCCATCAAACATATGCAACAACCCTCCTGATGGAAACCACTGCAATTCTCTGGAGACTCTAGTGCAAAAGCCAAATCCAAAAAACCCTCTACCAAATAAATTCGATTTGAAAAAAACTGcaccaaaagaaaataaaggaaaGCAATAAGAAACAAACATAACAAACACACTAACAAAAGGAGGGTCATCGACACATGAAGAAAATCAAAACAGATCACGAAACAAACAAGTCTTCTCTTGCCGTCCGAAAAACCAAACAACAATCTCAAGAAAACAAGCAAAAAATCCTAAAAGAAGAAACCAAAACTCCGCAACACACCGTCGTCGACCTTGATCTCCGAACTCTCTTTCTCCTTccctatctctttctctttcctcAGAGCTTCTCTCTTATTCTTTTGCTTTTCCCTCCCCTGCCCTTTTTCTTCTGTTCAAAATTTTTAGTTGTTGTTAGTGCTTTTCTGAAAAGCAATTTTCTGATTAGAAACTGATGCagcttttcatatttttttaagggtgtaataattttaaaacattacCAGTGCTTTTATTGAATCAGATTTTGATATAATTgaggagatttataatttaaaattttattaaaatatttttatatttttctttctatttatgGTCTCTTTTTaccgttaaaaaaataataaaatattaaattatctcttcttttcctctttctctttctctttgtttttttttttgtcaatttttttttcttcttttcttcctctTTGAGCAGGGTgaactattttattgataaaaaaaaataataaaaatattttaatagatgtaAGAAAAGATAGAAACTATTTAGTTAACGAAAAAAAAAACGATActgacattttaataaatataaaaaaaaataataatattttaatagatttttaaaaatattgagaGAGATAATTTCATTAACGGAGAAAAAAGATGAAGATGGACTATTTCATTAAcagaaaaaaaatgataatgacgttttaataaatatgaaaaaaaataaggtctattttattgacggaaagaaacgataagaatgttttaatatatataaaaaaaataagaacgttttcatagatttttgaaaatgtatagACTGATTTGTTTATAATAACAATATCTAAgaactaaataaaatattttatttgagggtaaaattaaattttaaaaatttttttattttttatctaattttaactatttcattgatgggagtactatttcgttgataaaaaagataagaacgttttaatatatttttaaaaatatagggattgacttgttaataatgaaaatattcagggattaaattgtaaatctttctaattttaataattaatatatatttataacttttatattttatttaataactttATATTCTAATGCTATTAAAATAACACTTAAacagttaaatttttaaaattataagcactaatatgtttgtttttgttcactatatttatttaataatactcTTTTtatcctataatttttatttttttgattatctcaaaattattattattatttttattgactaataatataaattaattattataattttattttatttttaaattttttttatattttttaatatttaataaaatttaatattttaaaaatgaacacaattgaaaaattaataaaaaaattatttttattattatgtggcgaaaaaataaagtgaaaaaaattataggaaaaagtatttttatttttatatttataaaatgagACTAAATATCAATTGGTGAAAAAATAAACGAGGattacagtaatgtaatgataaCAACTTATACaatcttttataataaaatttattaattaatttattaattttaaaaaatataataaaaggtctttgatttttttaaaatatattaattaatttttttattaattttaatttttaaatattataaaagaattataatacatttaatataaaaaattaattaattgatttttaaaagactttaaaaactaaataataaaatatttaaccattaaaattaataaaataatgaattaattaattttaattttttaaaaattaattaattaattcttttatataaaatattttaattttttttataatatttaataattaaaattactgaaataattaaatgaattttttaaaatattaatactattttaaaatatttttcaagacAGGAAGCTTATAGCTTCAAATCTACTTGTCCAACAAACACAAAAGCaattttcaaaaagaaattcaaaaaaaaaaaaagagagaaaaacaacaaacaaacaCAAAGGCAGGAGGAACAGCGAAAATTTTAATGCAGCAAGAAACAGTTGCCTCATGTCTTCAAGTAATCATGACTATGATGTCCATGATCAGCACTATGATGACGACTGAGAGGTGGCAGTTGCTGAGTGGGAAGAACCggcggtggtggtggtggaatGAGAGGAGTGGTAGTGCCGGAGAAAATTCTCAGCCTTCCCTAGATACCGTCCAAGACGTCTCCCCTCGAACTTGCGAGAGGCAGCTCCAACAAGATTAGCTGCAGCGCCGGCAACCCTGCCCTTGTCTACTTTGTGACGTTCGTGGCGAAGTGAAGATTTGGCGGCATCAGCCACCATCTTGGCATTGGATATAAGCTCAGAGGAAGATGGCCGGTGGTGGTTGGTGGAGTTGTTGCCGTGAGAAGCTGGTGATGAATCCATGGATGTTGGGATTGGGTAGATGATTAGAGATTAAACTATATACAGCTGAATCAAGAATTGCAGAGAAAAACTGAAACGAcgaagatatatatatatacacgtgGATTAgtggtgattttttttttttaaactcacTCTTCCAAaccaataattatttttattatttttaaaaatatttatctacATCCATTCgttaattttaaaagttcattttaatctctataattttaaaactatttagtctattttaaaaatcaattaatcagttaattctttaattttaattattacatattgtattatttaatttttataattttaaaaatctcattAATTAGTACCGTAAAGTTTTAAACagcttattaattagttttttatattcaaaatattttagacattttcataatacttaacagttaaaattaatggacaactaaaattaatgaagaaattaattaataaattttttaaaatgttaaaaatattttaatatattttataaaatagagaAACTAACTAATAAGTTTTCTCATAATATagatactaaataataaattttttatcgtTCATTGCGAATATACTCATCAGACATATTATTTCATTACTAAcctatttttaaaactattaattatttttataaaatgtatttGATAGAGTATTAATGTTATATGAGACTCGTTTAAAATAAGCAGTGAGTTGTTATCATAAGACAGGGTCACGTGACTATATGCAATCTCACTTGTTAAAAAGATGACTTGCAGTTTCACTCGTTAAAAAGAAGATTTGCAGTCTCATTCATTAAAAAGAAGACTCGTGCACTTCAGGACATGTCGGCCTCTGATTGGATAGAATCGCCCTCTCAACTTTAGGGTGAGTCTCCATAAGAAAGATAACGTTCAATAGCTACAATCCAGCAGATCCTCTTTATGCCTGCGATCACGGGATTCTCGAAGAATTAGCCAATGAAGATCTCTTATCAAGTAACTGACCACATCGTCATcagattatcagaaaatgctatatttatatcCACTTTCTTACATTATAAAAAGAGAAAGATCATAGAGACAAAGGTACGTTATTCTCTTATACAACTATACTTGAGTTCTAAGCATTACAATATTCTCACCATTCTCTTCAACTTACTGATTTGAACGTCGGGATGGCTGCTGTAGGCgctaaccacctcacattctctgtCTTGCAGGTGACCAATCACATTCTCTTATACAACTATACTTGAGTTCTAAGCATTACAATATTCTCACCATTCTCTTCAACTTACTGATTTGAACGTCGAGATAGCTGTTGTAGGCgctaaccacctcacattctctgtCTTGCAGGTGGACCAATCACAGCACAGCTCTTTTGGACCAATCACAGCACAGCTCCATTCTGACCAcgtcattaatttatttttagcaaTATCATTTAGTTCTGTTGCTGggaatccattgaattctctccattcatttggattaaaatcgaTCTCTTATCCCTtatctcttaaaaagaaatctctcttttATCTCTCGAAATGGCCCGACAATTCATGAGCTGCTGCTAAGGTTGCTACCGATGAGGATGCTATCATTTCTTCACTCCTGGCAGTGGACAAGACACACCCTTATGGCCAGCAAAGCTGATCCCAACAATATGAGTATTGAGTAAATActccagtatgtcagaagattaTAGATTATTTTCGAGTAATACAAAGCTCGAGAAGAGGCATCGCTCATGTCTCCCAGAGGAAGGGAGGAAGTCTCTGTTAATACCTCAAGGCCTCGGACAGGAACAATCCAGACGCGGTCCAAAGGGAAGAACAAGTTCAAGGAAGAGGAGTTATCAGACGATGCTCCGAAGGACGTTAACTGGAAGCTAGTACGGGCTACTCCAAGGTACCAGGGAGGCTAGGAAGAGGACAAAAGAACGAGCCAAAAATAAGACCAAAAGCCATAGAAGCTAGGATACAAAGGAGAACATAAAAATTACTCAGTCTCCCGAGGAAGCgatgaccaaagtaagta
The Manihot esculenta cultivar AM560-2 chromosome 1, M.esculenta_v8, whole genome shotgun sequence genome window above contains:
- the LOC110623205 gene encoding remorin 1.4 isoform X2 — encoded protein: MEYLIRQTNRARFSGQQSIAGPGSSSSRDRRIPPQKTPSIKEDKKRPQNWFRRQTAWQMNRDLDLNEIERATAIAAAAYAISSLEESSIPEQKKISKGTETSLPGTKSRKKDSMRIPEIQDEKTPAKVVRPTPSMKKTPTFPEKPALPMKKIPTFAEEQLSRTDEIQPQSPKPKPDMPAKKPEAAVSKPDQAATTKPAASPAKFDRQTSIRPVIGGTKADTWESAELAKIKKKYEEMEARILSWESKRKAKSRRRLDRTESEVEKTRLKALEKFRSEVVDINEIAEGARSKAMENRRNEELKAKDKANKIRVTGKVPTACFCF
- the LOC110623205 gene encoding remorin 1.4 isoform X3, with amino-acid sequence MNRDLDLNEIERATAIAAAAYAISSLEESSIPEQKKISKGTETSLPGTKSRKKGEDSMRIPEIQDEKTPAKVVRPTPSMKKTPTFPEKPALPMKKIPTFAEEQLSRTDEIQPQSPKPKPDMPAKKPEAAVSKPDQAATTKPAASPAKFDRQTSIRPVIGGTKADTWESAELAKIKKKYEEMEARILSWESKRKAKSRRRLDRTESEVEKTRLKALEKFRSEVVDINEIAEGARSKAMENRRNEELKAKDKANKIRVTGKVPTACFCF
- the LOC110623205 gene encoding remorin 1.4 isoform X1, with protein sequence MEYLIRQTNRARFSGQQSIAGPGSSSSRDRRIPPQKTPSIKEDKKRPQNWFRRQTAWQMNRDLDLNEIERATAIAAAAYAISSLEESSIPEQKKISKGTETSLPGTKSRKKGEDSMRIPEIQDEKTPAKVVRPTPSMKKTPTFPEKPALPMKKIPTFAEEQLSRTDEIQPQSPKPKPDMPAKKPEAAVSKPDQAATTKPAASPAKFDRQTSIRPVIGGTKADTWESAELAKIKKKYEEMEARILSWESKRKAKSRRRLDRTESEVEKTRLKALEKFRSEVVDINEIAEGARSKAMENRRNEELKAKDKANKIRVTGKVPTACFCF